A window of the Mesorhizobium opportunistum WSM2075 genome harbors these coding sequences:
- a CDS encoding sugar ABC transporter ATP-binding protein produces the protein MSTAAGHDVILKLADVSKVYAGTVAVKQANFEVRKGAVNVLVGENGAGKSTLMKIIAGVEQPTAGRILLDGNEVSFSSSGDAVNRGIGMVFQELNLFGNMTVAENIFATREITNRFRKIDRKEQERRAGTFLERLEAGIRPDMLVEDLRIGQQQLVEIAKAVSLDARILIMDEPTSALSAAEVEILFKVIADLKSRGVAIVYISHRLEELIRIGDYITVLRDGRITGQEEMRNVDTQWIVRQMIGSDAKDFAKADDHAPGEEIFRAEDICLPRATGGLAVDHVSLSLRAGEILGIYGLMGAGRSELFDCIMGRHGHASGNIFIDGKQVRERDTTRRIRRGLALIPEDRQREGLVSILSVASNLTLASLSRFVSLFHIRGAAERQAVVQMVRELAIKVADPAQEVSSLSGGNQQKVVIGKALLTGPKVLLMDEPSRGIDVGAKADVFRTMRKLSRDGLGILFATSDLDEVMALSDRIAVMSNGKLTGMFERAEATEAAIVAASALGHGPVPAHPAPADLAPIHLAPHMESNVDD, from the coding sequence ATGAGCACGGCGGCCGGTCACGACGTCATTTTGAAGCTGGCAGACGTCTCGAAGGTCTATGCCGGAACCGTCGCGGTCAAGCAGGCCAATTTCGAGGTGCGCAAGGGCGCGGTCAATGTTCTGGTCGGCGAAAACGGCGCCGGCAAATCGACGCTGATGAAGATCATTGCCGGCGTCGAGCAGCCGACGGCTGGACGCATCCTGCTCGACGGCAACGAAGTCTCGTTCTCGTCCTCCGGTGACGCGGTGAACCGCGGCATCGGCATGGTGTTCCAGGAACTGAATCTGTTCGGCAACATGACCGTCGCCGAGAACATTTTCGCCACCCGGGAGATCACCAACCGGTTTCGCAAGATCGACCGCAAGGAGCAGGAAAGGCGCGCGGGCACATTCCTCGAGCGGCTCGAGGCCGGGATACGGCCGGATATGCTGGTCGAGGATCTGCGCATCGGCCAGCAGCAGCTTGTCGAGATCGCCAAGGCAGTTTCGCTCGACGCGCGCATCCTGATCATGGACGAGCCGACCTCGGCGCTGAGCGCCGCCGAAGTCGAGATCCTGTTCAAGGTGATCGCCGACCTCAAGTCGCGCGGCGTGGCGATCGTCTATATCTCGCACCGGCTGGAGGAACTGATCCGCATCGGCGATTACATCACCGTGCTGCGCGACGGCCGCATCACCGGCCAGGAGGAGATGAGAAACGTCGACACACAGTGGATCGTGCGGCAGATGATCGGCTCGGACGCCAAGGATTTCGCCAAGGCCGACGACCATGCACCGGGCGAGGAAATCTTCCGCGCCGAGGACATCTGCCTGCCGCGCGCCACCGGCGGGCTGGCGGTCGACCACGTCTCGCTGTCGCTGCGCGCCGGCGAGATCCTCGGCATCTACGGGCTGATGGGCGCCGGGCGCAGCGAGTTGTTCGACTGCATCATGGGCCGCCACGGCCATGCCAGCGGCAACATCTTCATCGACGGAAAACAGGTCCGGGAACGCGATACGACGCGCCGCATCCGGCGGGGTCTGGCGCTGATCCCGGAGGACCGGCAGCGCGAGGGCCTGGTGTCGATCCTCTCCGTCGCCAGCAATTTGACGCTGGCAAGCCTGTCGCGCTTCGTCAGCCTGTTCCACATCCGCGGCGCCGCCGAACGGCAGGCCGTGGTGCAGATGGTGCGGGAACTCGCGATCAAGGTCGCCGATCCGGCGCAGGAGGTCTCGTCGCTGTCCGGCGGCAACCAGCAGAAAGTGGTGATCGGCAAGGCGCTGCTCACCGGACCCAAGGTGCTTCTGATGGATGAGCCCAGCCGCGGCATCGATGTCGGCGCCAAGGCCGACGTCTTTCGCACCATGCGCAAACTGTCGCGCGATGGGCTCGGCATCCTCTTCGCCACGTCAGACCTCGACGAGGTGATGGCGCTCTCCGACCGGATCGCGGTGATGAGCAATGGCAAGCTGACCGGCATGTTCGAGCGCGCCGAGGCGACCGAAGCCGCGATCGTCGCCGCATCGGCGCTCGGCCATGGACCTGTCCCCGCACATCCTGCCCCCGCAGATCTTGCCCCCATACATCTTGCCCCGCACATGGAGAGCAACGTCGATGACTGA
- a CDS encoding Gfo/Idh/MocA family protein has product MAELRGALIGCGFFAVNQMHAWRDIEGASIIAICDRDPERLQIVGDQFGISRRYTDAAAMFAGETLDFVDIATTVGSHRPLVELAASHRVPVICQKPFAPSLADAKAMVAACAAAGVPLMVHENFRWQSPIQAVRAVLDSGEIGTPFFGRISFRSAYDVFSGQPYLATGKRFIIEDLGIHILDIARFLLGDVSSLTARTARINPAIAGEDVATMLMDHESGATSVVDCSYATKLAVEPFPETLIEIDGSDGTIRLAQAYQLTVTGKSGTTVRDISPPLLPWASRPWHNIQESVLAIQRHWVDCLVGGKEPATSGADNLKTLALIEAAYAGAASREPVRMDELLK; this is encoded by the coding sequence ATGGCGGAATTGCGTGGAGCGCTGATCGGCTGCGGCTTCTTCGCCGTCAACCAGATGCATGCCTGGCGCGACATCGAGGGCGCCTCGATCATCGCCATCTGCGACCGCGATCCGGAACGGCTCCAGATCGTCGGCGACCAGTTCGGCATCTCCAGGCGCTACACCGATGCGGCGGCGATGTTTGCAGGCGAGACACTCGACTTCGTCGACATCGCCACGACCGTCGGCAGCCACCGGCCGCTGGTCGAGTTGGCAGCCAGCCACCGCGTTCCGGTGATCTGCCAGAAACCGTTCGCGCCGAGCCTCGCCGACGCCAAGGCGATGGTCGCGGCCTGCGCCGCGGCCGGCGTGCCGCTGATGGTGCACGAGAACTTTCGCTGGCAATCGCCGATCCAGGCGGTGCGCGCAGTGCTCGACAGCGGCGAGATCGGCACACCCTTCTTCGGACGCATCTCCTTCCGCTCCGCCTATGACGTGTTTTCCGGCCAGCCTTACCTGGCAACCGGAAAACGCTTCATCATCGAGGATCTCGGTATCCACATTCTCGACATCGCCCGTTTTCTGTTGGGCGACGTATCGAGCCTCACTGCCCGCACCGCGCGCATCAATCCCGCCATTGCCGGCGAGGATGTCGCCACGATGCTGATGGACCACGAAAGCGGTGCCACCTCGGTTGTGGATTGCAGCTACGCGACAAAGCTCGCCGTCGAGCCGTTTCCCGAAACACTGATCGAGATCGATGGCAGCGACGGCACGATCCGGCTGGCGCAGGCGTACCAACTCACCGTCACCGGCAAGAGCGGCACGACGGTCAGGGACATTTCGCCGCCGCTACTGCCCTGGGCATCGCGGCCATGGCACAACATCCAGGAAAGCGTGCTGGCGATCCAGCGGCACTGGGTCGACTGCCTTGTCGGCGGCAAGGAGCCGGCGACCTCGGGCGCCGACAATCTCAAGACGTTAGCGCTGATCGAGGCTGCCTATGCCGGCGCCGCGAGCCGCGAACCGGTGCGGATGGACGAGCTGTTGAAATGA
- the apnL gene encoding D-apionate lactonase produces the protein MSVDGFLLCGTRAAEARPVRLSAGPLSADLVNGNLRSIRHGGTEVLRAIAYIVRDRDWGTYEPVLADLTIDQGADAFCVGYTASCTGPGESRLAFRATIKGAADGRLVFDVSALPESDFETNRCGFCILHPIAGLAGSPVTIEHTDGSVVDTILPDLIDPWQPFKDLRAITHAVRPGVTVECRMEGDTFEMEDQRNWSDASYKTYVRPLALPWPYVLPAGEPVRQTISLRIAGDAGPSATASGNEPVRIELGEAGPRLPDIGVVIYPEDVEAALANLPTLSKLGPQQLLLHFDPTRGHGVEALRAHARLAAACPAATTLECVVACTGDLDAELAAVADMVRQAGLRLDAVAVSPSVDRQSTPPGSAWPACPPLEDVYAAARRAFPDIRLGGGMFSYFTELNRKRVPAGLLDFVTHCTCPIVHAADDLSVMQSLEALPFITRSVGAIFGDKPYRIGPSTIAMRQNPYGGATKDNFDGQRIAMANRDPRHAAQFAAAWTIGYAARVAPAGLEVLTLSGFTGPFGVLAASGEPAAEGSPRPIFQAISALCGLAGLAHVAAKTSDETRVLALAGRSASGETIAWLANLTADDVAVDASALGGGRLVMSPYAIARFG, from the coding sequence ATGAGCGTGGATGGCTTCCTCCTCTGCGGCACACGCGCGGCGGAAGCCAGACCGGTCCGGCTCAGCGCCGGCCCGCTCAGCGCCGATTTGGTCAACGGCAATTTGCGCAGCATCCGCCATGGCGGCACCGAGGTGCTGCGCGCCATCGCCTATATCGTGCGGGACCGCGACTGGGGCACCTACGAACCCGTGCTGGCGGACTTGACCATCGACCAGGGCGCCGATGCTTTCTGCGTCGGCTACACCGCAAGCTGCACCGGACCGGGCGAAAGCCGGCTCGCCTTCCGCGCCACCATCAAGGGAGCGGCCGACGGCCGGCTGGTGTTCGACGTCAGCGCGCTGCCCGAAAGCGATTTCGAGACCAACCGCTGCGGCTTCTGCATCCTGCATCCGATCGCGGGGCTTGCCGGCAGCCCGGTGACCATCGAGCATACAGACGGCAGCGTGGTGGACACGATACTGCCCGACCTGATCGACCCCTGGCAGCCTTTCAAGGATTTGCGCGCCATCACGCATGCGGTGCGGCCCGGCGTCACTGTCGAGTGCCGGATGGAAGGCGACACATTCGAGATGGAGGACCAGCGCAACTGGTCCGATGCCTCCTACAAGACCTATGTGCGGCCGCTGGCGCTGCCCTGGCCCTATGTGCTGCCGGCGGGCGAACCGGTGCGCCAGACAATCAGCCTGCGCATTGCGGGCGACGCCGGGCCTTCGGCCACGGCTTCGGGCAATGAGCCGGTCCGCATCGAGCTTGGCGAAGCCGGACCAAGACTGCCCGATATCGGCGTGGTCATTTATCCCGAGGATGTGGAGGCAGCGCTGGCGAACCTGCCGACGCTGTCGAAGCTCGGCCCACAGCAGCTTTTGCTCCACTTCGACCCGACGCGCGGCCACGGGGTCGAAGCCTTGCGCGCCCATGCCCGGCTTGCCGCCGCTTGCCCCGCTGCAACAACGCTCGAATGCGTTGTCGCCTGCACCGGCGATCTCGATGCCGAACTCGCAGCGGTCGCCGACATGGTGCGCCAGGCGGGCCTGCGGCTCGACGCCGTCGCGGTATCGCCTTCGGTCGACCGGCAGTCGACGCCGCCGGGCAGTGCCTGGCCGGCATGCCCGCCGCTCGAGGATGTCTACGCCGCCGCCCGCCGCGCCTTTCCCGATATCCGTCTCGGCGGCGGCATGTTCAGCTATTTCACCGAGCTCAACCGCAAGCGCGTTCCGGCCGGGCTGCTCGATTTCGTCACCCACTGCACCTGCCCGATCGTGCATGCCGCCGACGATCTCAGCGTGATGCAGTCGCTGGAGGCATTGCCGTTCATCACCCGGTCGGTGGGGGCGATCTTCGGCGACAAGCCCTACCGGATCGGGCCGTCCACCATCGCCATGCGGCAGAACCCCTATGGCGGCGCGACCAAGGACAATTTTGACGGCCAGCGCATCGCCATGGCCAATCGCGATCCGCGTCATGCCGCCCAGTTCGCCGCCGCATGGACGATCGGCTATGCCGCGCGCGTCGCGCCGGCCGGATTGGAGGTGCTGACGCTGTCCGGCTTCACGGGGCCGTTCGGCGTGCTGGCGGCATCCGGGGAACCTGCCGCCGAGGGATCGCCGCGGCCGATCTTCCAGGCCATCTCCGCGCTTTGCGGATTGGCTGGGCTCGCGCACGTTGCCGCGAAAACAAGCGACGAGACGCGGGTGCTGGCGCTGGCCGGGCGCTCCGCT
- a CDS encoding ABC transporter permease, whose amino-acid sequence MTDIPARAAHSSAASGSALLTLMKLRTFIALIAVLVFFSIAAPNFLSAANLILMAKHVALNAFLAMGMTFVIITGGIDLSVGSIVGLCGMVAGYLVLNGIDLQIGYTIYFNVFEIALITLAVGILIGAVNGLLITRLNVAPFIATLGVLYVARGLALLSSDGRTFPNLVGKPELGTTGFGFLGAGRLVGLPVSIWILIVVALGAAYLARYTPLGRHIFAVGGNERAARISGVRVNMVKMFVYMFSGFCAAIVGLIISSELMASHPATGESFELNAIAAAVLGGTSMSGGRGTIGGTIVGAFVIGILSDGLVMMGVSSFWQMVIKGLVIIVAVVVDQAQRRLQQRVTLMQMAKAG is encoded by the coding sequence ATGACTGATATTCCGGCCAGGGCGGCTCATTCGTCGGCCGCCAGCGGTTCCGCACTGCTGACGCTGATGAAGCTCAGGACCTTCATCGCGCTTATTGCCGTGCTGGTGTTCTTCTCGATCGCGGCGCCGAACTTCCTGTCGGCGGCCAATCTGATCCTGATGGCCAAGCATGTGGCGCTCAACGCCTTCCTCGCCATGGGCATGACCTTCGTCATCATCACCGGAGGCATCGATCTTTCGGTCGGCTCGATCGTTGGCCTGTGCGGCATGGTGGCCGGCTATCTCGTGCTCAACGGCATTGACCTGCAGATCGGCTACACCATCTATTTCAACGTTTTCGAGATCGCCTTGATCACGCTGGCGGTCGGCATCCTGATCGGCGCCGTCAACGGATTGCTGATCACCAGATTGAACGTGGCGCCCTTCATCGCCACGCTCGGCGTGCTCTACGTGGCGCGCGGCCTGGCGCTGCTGTCCTCGGACGGGCGCACCTTCCCCAATCTGGTCGGCAAGCCGGAACTCGGCACCACCGGCTTCGGCTTCCTAGGCGCCGGCCGGCTCGTCGGCCTGCCAGTGTCGATCTGGATCCTGATCGTGGTGGCGCTGGGTGCCGCCTATCTCGCCAGATACACCCCGCTCGGCCGCCACATCTTCGCCGTCGGCGGCAACGAGCGCGCGGCGCGGATCTCGGGCGTGCGCGTCAACATGGTCAAGATGTTCGTCTACATGTTCTCCGGTTTCTGCGCGGCGATCGTCGGCCTGATCATCTCGTCGGAGCTGATGGCCTCGCATCCGGCGACCGGCGAAAGCTTCGAATTGAATGCCATCGCCGCGGCGGTGCTTGGCGGCACCTCGATGTCGGGCGGCCGCGGTACCATCGGCGGCACCATCGTCGGCGCCTTCGTCATCGGTATCCTGTCGGACGGGCTGGTGATGATGGGGGTGAGTTCCTTCTGGCAGATGGTGATCAAGGGCCTCGTCATCATCGTCGCGGTGGTCGTCGATCAGGCGCAGCGCCGGCTTCAGCAGCGCGTCACGCTGATGCAGATGGCAAAGGCGGGCTGA